The genomic segment GGCTGGTCGCAGTGAATAAACCGTCGGGCTGGCTGGTGCACCGCAGCTGGCTGGATCGCGATGAAAAAGTGGTGGTGATGCAAACCGTGCGCGACCAGATTGGTCAGCACGTGTATACCGTCCATCGCCTCGACAGGCCCACCTCCGGCGTATTGTTAATGGGCCTTTCCAGCGAAGCAGGGCGTTTGCTTTCACAGCAGTTTGAGCTACACCAGATGCAGAAGCGCTACCACGCGATTGTGCGCGGCTGGCTGACGGACGCCGCCCGGCTTGATTATCCGCTGGTGGAGGAACGGGACAAAATCGCCGATAAATTTTCCCGCGAGGACAAAGGTCCACAGCCTGCCGTGACCGATTATCGCGGTATGGCAACCACGGAAATGCCGGTGGCAATCAGCAAATTCCCGACCTCCCGCTACAGTCTGGTTGAGCTTTTGCCCAAAACCGGACGTAAGCACCAGCTTCGTCGGCATCTTTCGCATCTGCGCCATCCGATTATCGGCGATAGCAAGCACGGTGATTTGCGTCAGAATCGCAGCGCGGCAGAACACTTTGGCTGCCATCGTCTGATGCTGCACGCGAGTGAACTGAGCCTGACCCATCCG from the unidentified bacterial endosymbiont genome contains:
- the truC gene encoding tRNA pseudouridine(65) synthase TruC — its product is MTLEILYQDEWLVAVNKPSGWLVHRSWLDRDEKVVVMQTVRDQIGQHVYTVHRLDRPTSGVLLMGLSSEAGRLLSQQFELHQMQKRYHAIVRGWLTDAARLDYPLVEERDKIADKFSREDKGPQPAVTDYRGMATTEMPVAISKFPTSRYSLVELLPKTGRKHQLRRHLSHLRHPIIGDSKHGDLRQNRSAAEHFGCHRLMLHASELSLTHPFTGEPLTIRAGLDEVWMQALSQFGWLGQLPENERVEFVSGNVQDEWQA